From the genome of Hymenobacter cellulosilyticus, one region includes:
- the apaG gene encoding Co2+/Mg2+ efflux protein ApaG, producing the protein MNTTTTQGVTVSVTTNYLPDYSSPAQEHYVFAYKIDILNGSEYTVKLLRRHWYIYDANGVVREVEGEGVVGQQPVLEPGESHQYVSGCNLKSGLGKMCGSYQMERLVDGREFSVDIPEFTLVVPYRLN; encoded by the coding sequence ATGAATACGACGACTACGCAGGGCGTTACCGTTAGCGTTACGACCAATTATTTGCCAGACTATTCCAGTCCAGCCCAGGAGCATTACGTGTTTGCCTACAAGATTGATATTCTTAACGGCAGCGAATACACCGTGAAGCTCCTCCGCCGCCACTGGTATATCTACGATGCCAACGGCGTAGTGCGCGAAGTAGAAGGCGAAGGCGTCGTGGGCCAGCAGCCGGTGCTGGAGCCCGGCGAGTCGCACCAGTACGTGTCGGGCTGCAACCTCAAGTCGGGCTTGGGTAAGATGTGCGGCTCCTACCAGATGGAGCGCCTCGTGGATGGCCGCGAGTTCAGCGTCGACATTCCAGAATTTACCCTGGTGGTTCCCTACCGCCTGAACTAG
- a CDS encoding O-methyltransferase: MHSPFVFGLYTHVIHHDGAFAAYGPIEARREQLRQDTTLITVRDFGAGSHTGAGRQRSLSSIARAAAKPRPFGQLLFRLVNHFQPRTILELGTSLGITTAYLASADSRARVLTFEGCPQTAAVARQTFEGLNLHNIEVREGNLDETLAPALAALPGPLDFAFFDGNHRYEPTVRYFEQCLPYRTERSVFVLDDIHWSAEMERAWHTIKAHPDVRLTIDLFFIGLVFFRTNQPKQHFTLRFDHAVDKLLNRVKQLAP, encoded by the coding sequence TTGCATTCCCCGTTCGTTTTTGGGCTCTACACCCACGTTATTCACCACGATGGCGCCTTTGCCGCCTACGGCCCAATTGAGGCCCGCCGGGAGCAGCTGCGGCAAGATACGACGCTGATAACGGTCCGGGACTTTGGGGCCGGCTCCCACACGGGGGCGGGTAGGCAGCGCAGCCTGAGCAGTATTGCCCGCGCGGCGGCCAAGCCCCGCCCCTTCGGGCAACTGCTGTTTCGGCTGGTCAACCACTTTCAGCCGCGCACCATTCTGGAGCTGGGTACGTCTCTGGGCATTACTACCGCCTACCTGGCTTCTGCCGATTCCCGGGCCCGGGTTCTGACGTTTGAAGGCTGCCCGCAAACGGCAGCTGTGGCGCGGCAGACATTCGAAGGTCTGAACTTGCACAATATCGAGGTGCGGGAAGGTAACCTGGATGAAACCCTGGCCCCAGCCCTGGCAGCCTTACCTGGCCCACTGGACTTCGCCTTTTTCGACGGCAACCACCGCTACGAGCCCACAGTGCGGTACTTTGAGCAGTGTCTGCCCTATCGCACCGAGCGGAGCGTGTTCGTGCTGGACGATATTCACTGGTCGGCGGAAATGGAGCGGGCCTGGCACACCATCAAGGCGCACCCGGATGTGCGGCTCACTATCGACTTGTTCTTTATCGGGCTGGTGTTTTTCCGGACCAATCAGCCTAAGCAGCACTTTACCCTGCGCTTCGACCATGCGGTAGACAAGCTGCTCAACCGCGTGAAGCAACTGGCCCCCTAA
- the kdsA gene encoding 3-deoxy-8-phosphooctulonate synthase codes for MIESLATALPHFRNTNSGQFFLMAGPCVIEGEDMALRIAEKVKHMTDKLQIPYIFKGSYRKANRSRLDSFTGIGDETALRILQKVGREIGVPTVTDIHESDEAALAAEYVDVLQIPAFLCRQTDLLIAAAKTGKVVNVKKGQFLNGESMQFAVDKIKQSGNDHVILTDRGNSFGYSDLVVDFRNLPAMRSFGVPVVMDVTHSLQRPNQASGVTGGQPALIETIAKAAIAVGTDGLFIETHPTPATAKSDGANMLALDRLEDLLVKLTRVREAIR; via the coding sequence ATGATAGAGTCTCTCGCCACCGCACTGCCCCATTTCCGCAATACTAATTCCGGCCAGTTTTTCCTGATGGCCGGGCCCTGCGTGATTGAGGGCGAAGACATGGCCCTGCGCATTGCTGAAAAGGTCAAGCACATGACCGACAAGCTTCAGATTCCCTACATCTTCAAGGGTTCTTACCGCAAGGCCAACCGCTCCCGCCTTGATTCCTTCACCGGCATCGGCGACGAAACGGCTCTGCGCATCCTGCAGAAAGTCGGCCGCGAAATCGGGGTGCCCACGGTCACCGACATTCACGAGTCCGACGAAGCAGCACTGGCAGCTGAGTACGTGGACGTGCTCCAGATTCCGGCTTTCCTCTGCCGGCAAACCGATTTGCTGATTGCGGCAGCCAAAACCGGCAAGGTCGTTAACGTGAAAAAAGGCCAGTTCCTGAACGGGGAGTCCATGCAGTTTGCCGTGGATAAAATCAAGCAGTCGGGCAATGACCACGTGATTCTGACCGACCGGGGCAATTCCTTTGGCTATTCCGACCTGGTCGTCGACTTCCGCAATCTGCCCGCCATGCGCAGCTTTGGCGTGCCCGTGGTAATGGACGTAACGCACTCCCTGCAGCGGCCCAACCAGGCCAGCGGCGTCACCGGCGGCCAGCCCGCCCTGATTGAAACCATTGCCAAAGCCGCCATTGCCGTGGGCACCGATGGCCTCTTCATCGAAACTCACCCTACACCCGCCACAGCCAAGTCGGACGGGGCCAACATGCTGGCTCTCGACCGGCTGGAAGACTTGCTGGTAAAGCTAACCCGGGTACGGGAAGCCATTCGGTAG
- a CDS encoding methyltransferase domain-containing protein: MHSDLQLDAAYWNGRYTAGQTGWDTGAITPPLRDYFQQLSLPRTARILIPGAGRGYEAEYLHTAGFENVFVADIAPEALRDLHQRVPGFPSGHLLEQDFFALPTAPTYDLIVEQTFFCALDPSLRPSYARQCAALLRPGGTLMGLLFDTEFAQAGPPFGGSKAEYEVYFAPYFDLVHFAPAYNSIKPRQGKELFICLKRK, encoded by the coding sequence ATGCACTCGGATTTACAGCTTGACGCCGCTTACTGGAATGGGCGCTACACTGCGGGCCAAACCGGCTGGGACACTGGCGCGATAACGCCCCCGTTGCGGGATTATTTTCAGCAGCTGAGCCTGCCACGCACGGCCCGCATCCTGATTCCGGGGGCGGGGCGGGGCTATGAGGCTGAATATCTGCATACTGCCGGTTTTGAGAATGTTTTCGTGGCGGATATTGCTCCGGAAGCCTTACGTGACCTGCACCAACGGGTTCCGGGTTTCCCCTCCGGCCATCTGCTGGAACAGGACTTTTTCGCGTTGCCCACAGCTCCAACTTACGATTTAATTGTGGAGCAAACCTTTTTCTGTGCCCTCGACCCCAGCCTGCGGCCCTCCTACGCCCGGCAGTGTGCCGCGCTGCTCCGGCCCGGCGGCACGCTCATGGGCCTGCTCTTCGACACCGAGTTTGCCCAGGCCGGCCCGCCGTTTGGCGGCAGCAAGGCTGAGTACGAAGTTTACTTTGCGCCGTATTTCGATTTGGTACACTTCGCGCCGGCCTACAATTCCATCAAGCCCCGGCAGGGCAAGGAGCTGTTTATTTGTTTGAAGCGGAAATAA
- the cphA gene encoding cyanophycin synthetase: protein MKIIDLRTMRGPSYWSVKHYKLIVMKVDLGEQADVWSNHFPVLAEQLPTLLPELGQVPANETEKSVHKHPPLTVDQLLDGEPLGHVIQHVALALQRMAGMPVYWGKSYPAHQPGVEFVVFAYQEERAGRVAAEAAVQLVSDLCEGKAVDVKATVDELHEIREDEFVGPSTWSIVSEAASRNIPYIQLKNSNIIQLGYGVNQKRIWATTTSYTSHAGVEVAGNKNRTKAMLRDSGVPVPNGTTVYSEAGLRDAIEDLGFPIVTKPLDGNHGKGATIRIMNWEDAVEGLKAAQVYSRAVIVEQFIEGDDHRLLVVNGKLIAAAKRTPAAVTGNGTNTIQELIDEVNKDPRRGIGHEKVLTSIKADQHTLDILKSQDLTLDSVLPDGQQLYLKSTANISTGGTATDVTDLVHPYNVLLAQRVAGIVGLDICGIDVLTSDIAIPLNETRGAVIEVNAAPGFRMHISPAEGLPRNVAEPVVDMLFPQGTNARIPIFAITGTNGKTTTTHLLSHIVASKGYKVGHTTTSGIYIQGVQLQSGDCTGGQSAEFVLKDPTVNFAVLETARGGMLRSGLGFHTCDVAIVTNVAADHLGMRDIYTVEEMAQVKGVVPRTVRKNGWAVLNADDDLVYAMREKLECRVALFSMNEHNPRIREHVEHGGIAAVYEEGYITIYKNSYKLRIDRAAEFPITFGGRATFNIENSLAAALACYCYGFDRDDIKQAMRTFVPSAAKTPGRMNVYKFPNFEVIVDYAHNTHGVEKFAEFLNATEATRKVGVVSGLGDRRDEDTLSFSRVVGSVFDEVVLRQDRDLRGKTKEELKEIMMHGLRLDKPELPITYIEDEMDAIDHVLNTAQPGSVVVLFTENIKATLQKLDEFESRVAVSAS, encoded by the coding sequence ATGAAAATCATTGACCTCCGCACGATGCGCGGCCCGAGCTACTGGTCCGTCAAGCATTACAAGCTGATTGTAATGAAAGTCGACCTGGGCGAGCAGGCCGATGTGTGGTCGAACCACTTCCCGGTCCTGGCCGAGCAATTACCCACGCTGCTGCCCGAACTTGGGCAGGTTCCGGCTAACGAAACCGAAAAATCAGTTCATAAGCATCCGCCGCTGACCGTAGATCAACTACTGGACGGTGAGCCACTGGGCCACGTTATTCAGCATGTGGCCCTGGCCCTGCAGCGCATGGCTGGCATGCCCGTGTACTGGGGCAAGTCGTATCCGGCCCACCAGCCGGGGGTGGAGTTCGTTGTATTTGCCTATCAGGAGGAAAGAGCCGGCCGCGTAGCCGCCGAGGCTGCCGTGCAACTGGTATCGGACCTGTGCGAAGGTAAAGCAGTAGATGTAAAGGCTACGGTAGATGAACTGCACGAAATCCGGGAAGACGAGTTTGTGGGTCCTAGCACCTGGAGCATCGTGTCGGAGGCGGCCTCGCGCAATATTCCCTACATCCAGCTTAAGAACAGCAACATCATCCAGCTGGGCTACGGGGTAAACCAGAAGCGTATCTGGGCCACCACAACCAGCTATACCTCCCACGCCGGGGTAGAGGTAGCCGGCAATAAGAACCGCACCAAGGCCATGCTCCGCGACTCGGGCGTGCCCGTGCCTAATGGCACCACGGTATACTCCGAAGCTGGTCTGCGCGACGCCATTGAAGACCTGGGTTTTCCCATCGTGACCAAGCCGCTGGACGGCAACCACGGCAAGGGGGCTACTATCCGCATTATGAACTGGGAAGATGCCGTGGAGGGCCTAAAGGCCGCCCAGGTGTACTCTCGCGCCGTAATTGTGGAGCAGTTTATTGAGGGCGACGACCACCGCCTGCTCGTGGTAAACGGTAAGCTCATTGCGGCCGCCAAGCGCACTCCGGCCGCCGTAACCGGCAATGGCACCAACACCATTCAGGAGCTGATTGACGAAGTAAACAAGGACCCGCGGCGTGGTATCGGCCACGAAAAGGTGCTGACCAGCATCAAAGCCGATCAGCACACGCTGGATATCCTCAAGTCTCAGGACCTGACCCTGGACTCGGTACTGCCCGATGGGCAGCAACTGTACCTGAAAAGCACCGCCAATATCAGCACCGGTGGTACGGCCACCGACGTCACTGATCTGGTGCACCCCTACAACGTGCTCTTGGCCCAGCGCGTGGCCGGCATCGTAGGTCTCGACATCTGCGGCATCGACGTGCTGACTTCCGACATTGCTATTCCGCTGAACGAAACCCGGGGCGCTGTCATCGAGGTAAATGCCGCCCCGGGCTTCCGGATGCACATTTCGCCGGCCGAGGGCCTGCCCCGCAACGTGGCCGAGCCCGTGGTCGACATGCTGTTTCCGCAGGGCACCAATGCCCGGATTCCGATTTTTGCAATAACGGGCACCAATGGCAAGACCACCACTACGCACCTGTTGTCGCACATTGTAGCTTCCAAGGGGTATAAAGTAGGTCATACCACTACCAGCGGCATCTATATTCAGGGTGTGCAGCTGCAGAGCGGCGACTGCACCGGTGGGCAAAGTGCGGAGTTCGTGCTCAAAGACCCAACGGTAAACTTTGCAGTGCTCGAAACGGCCCGCGGGGGTATGCTGCGCTCCGGCCTGGGCTTTCACACCTGCGACGTAGCCATTGTGACCAACGTAGCGGCCGACCACCTGGGCATGCGCGACATCTACACCGTAGAGGAAATGGCCCAGGTAAAAGGCGTGGTGCCCCGCACGGTGCGCAAAAACGGCTGGGCTGTGCTCAACGCCGACGACGACCTGGTGTACGCCATGCGCGAAAAGCTGGAATGCCGCGTAGCCCTGTTCAGCATGAATGAGCATAACCCCCGCATTCGGGAGCACGTCGAGCACGGCGGAATTGCGGCTGTGTACGAGGAAGGCTACATCACCATTTATAAGAACAGCTACAAGCTGCGCATCGACCGGGCTGCTGAGTTCCCCATCACGTTTGGCGGGCGGGCTACCTTCAACATCGAAAACTCCCTGGCCGCGGCGCTGGCTTGCTACTGCTACGGCTTCGACCGGGACGACATCAAGCAGGCAATGCGCACCTTCGTGCCATCGGCTGCCAAGACGCCGGGCCGCATGAACGTCTACAAGTTTCCCAACTTCGAGGTCATTGTCGACTACGCCCACAATACGCACGGCGTCGAGAAGTTTGCCGAATTCCTCAACGCCACCGAGGCTACGCGGAAAGTAGGGGTGGTGTCGGGTCTGGGTGACCGGCGCGACGAGGATACCCTGAGCTTTTCACGCGTGGTAGGCAGCGTCTTCGACGAGGTGGTGCTGCGCCAGGACCGGGACCTGCGCGGTAAAACCAAGGAAGAGCTCAAGGAGATTATGATGCACGGCCTGCGCCTGGACAAGCCCGAACTGCCCATCACCTACATCGAAGACGAGATGGACGCCATTGACCACGTGCTGAACACGGCCCAGCCGGGCTCAGTCGTGGTGCTCTTCACCGAGAACATTAAGGCGACGCTGCAGAAGCTGGATGAGTTTGAATCCCGCGTGGCCGTATCGGCTTCGTAA